The Candidatus Bathyarchaeota archaeon DNA window GCTCCATCTACTTCTCCGTCGCTAAGTTCCCCCAATACGGCAAACTTAGCCACCTAAAAGTCGGCGAACTCAAAGCAGGCGCACGAGTTAGCCAAGACGAATACGCTAAAGAAGAAGCCCAAGACTTTGCGCTCTGGAAAGCGTGGACGCCCGAGGACGGAGACGTGTTTTGGGAGACGGAGTTGGGGAAGGGCAGACCGGGCTGGCACATCGAATGCAGTGCAATGAGCACCAAATACTTGGGCGAAACCTTTGACATTCACTGCGGCGGAGTGGACAACATGTTTCCCCATCACGAAAACGAAATCGCACAGAGCGAGGCAGCAACGGGCAAACCCTTCGTCCACTACTGGATGCATAACGAGCACCTCCAAGTCGAAGGCAAAAAAATGAGCAAGCGCTTCGGCAACTTTTACACGCTCCGCGACCTCCTCGCCAAAGGCTACGACCCAATCGCAATACGCTACCTACTCATGTCAACGCATTATCGGCAGCAATTCAACTTCACCTTTGAAGGGCTGGAGGCTGCGAAGTCGGCTGTGGAGAGGCTGCGGAATTTTGTGCGGCGACTCCACGAAGCCGAAGGCACAACGGCTACTGGAAAAGTTGCCACTTTAACTGCTAAGCTTGAGGCGTGCTTCGGAGGCTCCATGGACGACGACCTAAACATCGGCATCGCGTTGTCCTCGCTGTTTGATTTCGTGCGGGAAATGAATGCTTTGCTTGACGCTAATTTGGTTAGCAAGGCTGAGGCGGCGGAGGTCGGTGGTTTGATGATGCGCATCGACACGGTTTTAGGAGTGATAGGTAACGTGGAAGTGTACACAGTCCAAGTCAGCGATTTTATTAAGGCTACAGACTCAGTTACCGTTGAAAAATTCCGATCTGAAGAATATAATGAAATAATTGCGTTAGTTCAAAAACGTGAGGCAGCTCGAAAAGCTAAGAACTGGAAAGAAGCCGACGCCATCAGAGCCCAACTCAAAGCCATGGGCATCATACTCGAAGACACTGCACAGGGCGTAAGGTGGCACAAAGAGAAAGCTTAAGCGGTTTTTCCGCTCAGATTCCACTCTTTTGATTGATATTTTTCTTTGAGTGTCTGGGCGGCTGCTTTTTCAGTTGCGGTAAGGGCGTCTTCTTGTAGCTGGATTTTGAGGATTGCCTTAAAGCCCTGAGCCAGCGCATTCGCCACCGTATCTGGGCTAATCTTGTGTCCCAACTCGGCTTGGATGCTGGTGATTTTGCGTTTCCCAATATCCGCCGCCAAATTGCAGGTGAGGTCTTTGAGTTTTATGAGTCTAAACATTTTAGGCAAATCCACGTCGAGCAGCACTGTACCGTGTTGGAGGACTACGCCACGGCTGATGGTTTGGCTGCTGCCGCTGATTTTTTTACCTGCAACGGTTAGGTTGGGGCAGTTTTTGGCGTTTCCGCTGCTGAAATCTGCGGGGACTCCTAAGATGCGGAGTGCGTCGGTTATGGCGCCGTAGATTTTGGTGTAAACGGTGGTTACATCGGGTGTGCCTAAATCGGCGACTTTGGCGACTACGCTGTAGGTTACTTCGCCCTCAAAATCGTGGTAGACAGTGCCGCCGCCGCTAATACGCCGCACCACGTCCACGCCGAGTTGTTGGGCGGTTTCAAGATAAACTTCCGCGTCGGGGTTTTGGTTTCTGCCGATGCTAACAGCTGATGGCTGCCAACGATAGAGCCTCAGGGTATTGGGAACTTGGTTGGCGATACGGGCGTTTAAGATGGCTTCGTCAACTGCCATATTCAATGCAGCATTCCCAGTTGATAGGGGGAGGTAGCGCCAAGTATCCAATCTACCGTTCTCCTTTTGCCATGTGCGCTTTTATGGCGGCTATGTTTCCGTCAACCATGTCAATCCACTGCTTATTCTCAGCGATATCCAATCCGCGGTTAATGAAAATTTCTTTCGCCCGCCCAAGCGCTTCCAAAGCCGCAGGCAAACACCCAAGAGTCGCCAACGCGGTGCCCTGATTTACCTGTGCCATTAACCATCGGCCAGTGTCGGCGGGGTACTTTTCACCACATACATCATAGAAAACCAGAGCCTTGTTGGCTGCAGCGAAACTTTCAAGATGCTTCCCCAAACGCCCCAGCGACGCAGATAAACCTGCATAGCATGAAGCCTCAAAGCGGCGGCGGTCGAACCCTTCGCAGTCTGGAAGCGACTGGCAAAGTTGCAGTGCCTTATTGTAGCTTGAAACTGACCCCTCAAAGTTGCCTTGGTGAAAAGAGTGGTCACCGTCGCGCCAGAACTTTTGCATATCCCTAATTACATGTGAGGTTTTCATCAATTACCTTAAGCGTAAATCCGTTTTATCAACGTTTACCGATTAATCACGCATCTTACACGCATAATTTATTGCAGGTTACCAAACAGACGCCACAAGACATTCTGTTTTGTGAAAAACAGCGTTTGGAGAGCACAGAAAACGCCGTTTTCAACAGCTAATTGCATATGACTTACCCATCAAAACCCAGCGGTGCCTATTTAGGTGTCTTCAATGCTTCGGCGAAATATTTAATTAATGCCTTCGAAAGAATACATGATGCTACTTCCTCGTGGATGGGCATTCCGCGTAAAACGGAGTTTTAGGGAGCACAAAACAATGTCACAAAACAATCCAGCTAGCCAACTAGTCCTCAAAGGAACCACAACCATAGGTGTCGTCTGCAAAGACGGCGTAATCTTAGCCTCAGACACCCGTGTAACCATGGGTTACTATGTTGCTCATAAAGCAGGCAAAAAAGTCTACAAAATCGACGACCACCTCGGGATGACCATCGCCGGCACCGTTGCCGACGCACAGAGAGTTGTAGATATCCTAATCGCGAATGCACGCCTTTACCGTATAAACATGAACCGCCCCATGCCTGTAGCTTCTGCTGCACGACTAGTCGCAAACCTGTTGTTCTCCGCACGTTACATCCCCTTGGCAACGCAGGTGCTAGTCGGAGGCATAGATGACAGCGGTCCACATGTTTTCAATTTAGATCCGTATGGCAGCTTAACTGAGGAAAAGATGGTTTCTACAGGTTCAGGGTCACCAGTTGCTTATGGTGTCTTGGAAGACAAATTCCGTGAAGGCTCCACTGTCGCTGAAACCCTGCCAGTGATTGCCCGTGCAGTTAACGCGGCAATGAAGCGTGACGTTGCAAGCGGCAACAGCTACAACATCATCACCATTAATTCACATGGTTACAAAGAGTTAACCGACGAGGAAAAAGCTAAACTGCTCAAGGCAGGAAGTTAATGACTGTGGCTCGAACCCAAGAAAAAGACAAAGACAAGATAGAAATCAGCCAATACATTCTTCAAAAAGTTCCACGCGAAGCAGAAGTCACCCGCATCGAATACGAGGGACCCATGCTTGCCGTTTACACCAAAAAACCAGAAATTTTGGTTGATCAAAGCGGCATCGTCGCCGAAATAGTCGGCGTAATACGC harbors:
- a CDS encoding lipoate--protein ligase family protein translates to MDTWRYLPLSTGNAALNMAVDEAILNARIANQVPNTLRLYRWQPSAVSIGRNQNPDAEVYLETAQQLGVDVVRRISGGGTVYHDFEGEVTYSVVAKVADLGTPDVTTVYTKIYGAITDALRILGVPADFSSGNAKNCPNLTVAGKKISGSSQTISRGVVLQHGTVLLDVDLPKMFRLIKLKDLTCNLAADIGKRKITSIQAELGHKISPDTVANALAQGFKAILKIQLQEDALTATEKAAAQTLKEKYQSKEWNLSGKTA
- the psmB gene encoding archaeal proteasome endopeptidase complex subunit beta produces the protein MSQNNPASQLVLKGTTTIGVVCKDGVILASDTRVTMGYYVAHKAGKKVYKIDDHLGMTIAGTVADAQRVVDILIANARLYRINMNRPMPVASAARLVANLLFSARYIPLATQVLVGGIDDSGPHVFNLDPYGSLTEEKMVSTGSGSPVAYGVLEDKFREGSTVAETLPVIARAVNAAMKRDVASGNSYNIITINSHGYKELTDEEKAKLLKAGS
- the cysS gene encoding cysteine--tRNA ligase codes for the protein MQANIYFFNTLTRKKEAFVPLEAGKAKIYTCGPTVYDYAHIGNFRAFLFEDLLKRWLTYRGYKVTHIMNLTDIDDKTIKGSQKQGIPLRQFTEFYVKAFFEDIKALNIQPADVYPKATDHIPEMIQIIKTLMAKGVAYRGEDGSIYFSVAKFPQYGKLSHLKVGELKAGARVSQDEYAKEEAQDFALWKAWTPEDGDVFWETELGKGRPGWHIECSAMSTKYLGETFDIHCGGVDNMFPHHENEIAQSEAATGKPFVHYWMHNEHLQVEGKKMSKRFGNFYTLRDLLAKGYDPIAIRYLLMSTHYRQQFNFTFEGLEAAKSAVERLRNFVRRLHEAEGTTATGKVATLTAKLEACFGGSMDDDLNIGIALSSLFDFVREMNALLDANLVSKAEAAEVGGLMMRIDTVLGVIGNVEVYTVQVSDFIKATDSVTVEKFRSEEYNEIIALVQKREAARKAKNWKEADAIRAQLKAMGIILEDTAQGVRWHKEKA
- a CDS encoding tetratricopeptide repeat protein, with the translated sequence MQKFWRDGDHSFHQGNFEGSVSSYNKALQLCQSLPDCEGFDRRRFEASCYAGLSASLGRLGKHLESFAAANKALVFYDVCGEKYPADTGRWLMAQVNQGTALATLGCLPAALEALGRAKEIFINRGLDIAENKQWIDMVDGNIAAIKAHMAKGER